A genome region from Coprococcus phoceensis includes the following:
- a CDS encoding FtsX-like permease family protein: protein MMYAKLALRNVRRTARDYLIYVVTLVLSVGMFYGFFSLVSPYYNATLPVPIHLDVLKKMMRIAVPLVGLFVVFLMSYVNSYMLRRKQKEFAIETIIGMEQKTVAFLFFLETSVMGAAAILLGVLLGMLLSQIISVIVVQSFGENYHLHLSLFPDTFLGTVIFFGAIVLLLGIKNLFAVRKLKIIQMLQNSQKGVENIPLTRQVGKWVVVCTAVSTVILGMMAALSCLVLHYPAALFRVLFLTFLAAGFLVSAVFFFLAGRKKRDGSGPLMALTIFGAAEGIALLVLSPLFDSLVRQRIAIQAYLTMPPVFALLLLVFSLIAFFSNLTWWLSKMIRKPSARYYRNLFWLGQIKSRMGTSSKTMGVISCVLTAALVLFSYLPVLALRIQSYQLALSVYDVQVGTMYRAEESLLPTGTLDYDAITDYLEQGGYSVTGKAQGELYFLANEDIGNGQKKIPFLAVSLSDYNELRALSGLEPAVLPNDTFGVSWNREAVETEMQEIDRNIRQIQVNGIVLNKAQDADFQDSIGINLFTSRTKAVYVLPDVAISDLRIATTFYSANTDKPLTYEFAKQFEENMGTYQRELGNFPPESAFIRLNTLQSNEGISNMLLLSLIGTYAALVLLVSSFTMLSVQQLTDAIEQKHRFDIIRKLGVERKECQKTARRQMYFWFGLPVLMAIVGSIGVFSYLLWSNYNEIIAYVLPSQIGIILTLSYISFIIVFGCYFVSTYYLFQRNIEKH, encoded by the coding sequence ATGATGTACGCTAAACTGGCACTTCGCAATGTCCGCCGAACAGCCAGAGATTACTTGATTTATGTGGTTACACTGGTTTTGTCGGTTGGAATGTTTTATGGATTCTTTTCTCTGGTAAGTCCCTATTACAATGCGACACTTCCCGTACCCATCCATTTAGATGTACTGAAGAAAATGATGCGGATCGCGGTACCATTGGTGGGACTTTTTGTAGTATTTTTGATGTCCTATGTTAATTCCTATATGCTTCGGCGTAAACAGAAGGAATTTGCGATTGAAACGATTATTGGGATGGAGCAGAAAACAGTTGCCTTCTTATTCTTTTTGGAAACTTCTGTTATGGGAGCTGCTGCGATTTTATTAGGTGTACTGTTGGGAATGCTGCTTTCTCAGATTATCAGTGTGATTGTTGTTCAATCTTTCGGTGAGAATTACCATTTGCATTTGTCTCTGTTTCCGGACACTTTTCTTGGAACTGTTATCTTTTTTGGTGCGATTGTACTTTTGCTGGGAATTAAGAACCTGTTTGCTGTACGAAAACTGAAAATCATTCAGATGTTGCAAAATAGCCAGAAAGGTGTAGAAAATATTCCTTTAACGAGGCAGGTTGGGAAGTGGGTGGTGGTCTGTACCGCAGTTTCAACTGTGATCCTTGGGATGATGGCTGCTCTAAGCTGTTTGGTTTTACATTATCCGGCAGCTCTTTTCAGGGTATTGTTTCTGACTTTCCTGGCTGCTGGCTTTTTGGTATCAGCTGTGTTTTTCTTTCTTGCCGGCAGAAAGAAAAGAGATGGAAGTGGTCCGCTAATGGCACTCACAATTTTTGGAGCTGCTGAAGGGATTGCTCTTTTGGTTCTTTCCCCGCTTTTTGATTCGTTGGTACGCCAAAGAATAGCGATACAGGCGTATTTGACGATGCCACCAGTCTTTGCACTATTGCTTCTTGTATTTTCCTTGATTGCTTTTTTTAGCAATCTTACTTGGTGGCTATCAAAAATGATTCGTAAGCCTTCTGCCAGATACTATCGGAATCTGTTCTGGCTTGGGCAAATCAAGAGTAGAATGGGAACCAGTTCCAAGACGATGGGGGTCATCTCCTGCGTCCTGACAGCAGCTCTGGTCCTCTTTTCCTATCTTCCCGTTCTGGCGCTTCGGATTCAATCGTACCAGCTCGCTCTTTCTGTATACGATGTGCAGGTAGGGACGATGTACCGGGCAGAAGAATCTTTGTTACCAACAGGGACTCTGGACTATGATGCGATTACCGACTATCTGGAACAAGGGGGATACTCTGTAACTGGAAAGGCGCAGGGAGAGCTTTACTTCCTTGCGAATGAGGATATTGGTAACGGGCAAAAGAAAATTCCGTTTCTTGCGGTTTCGTTATCTGACTATAATGAATTGAGGGCGTTGTCTGGTCTGGAACCGGCTGTGTTGCCCAATGATACATTTGGGGTTTCTTGGAACCGGGAAGCAGTAGAAACGGAGATGCAGGAAATTGACCGAAATATCCGTCAGATCCAAGTGAATGGCATTGTTCTTAATAAGGCCCAGGACGCCGACTTTCAGGATTCGATAGGAATTAACCTGTTTACCAGCAGGACAAAAGCGGTTTATGTTTTGCCGGACGTAGCTATCTCAGACCTTCGGATTGCGACCACATTTTATTCTGCAAATACCGATAAGCCTTTAACTTATGAATTTGCAAAACAATTTGAAGAAAATATGGGCACATATCAGAGAGAACTTGGGAATTTCCCGCCGGAGTCTGCATTTATTCGTTTGAATACCTTACAGTCCAATGAGGGTATTTCAAATATGCTGTTATTGTCACTGATTGGCACTTATGCGGCGCTTGTGTTGTTAGTAAGCAGTTTTACTATGTTATCGGTGCAACAGCTTACAGATGCTATTGAACAAAAACATCGTTTTGACATCATTCGTAAATTAGGAGTGGAGCGTAAAGAATGCCAGAAAACTGCTCGTCGGCAAATGTATTTCTGGTTTGGACTTCCGGTTCTGATGGCGATAGTTGGAAGTATTGGAGTTTTTTCCTATTTGCTTTGGAGCAACTACAATGAGATTATCGCCTATGTTTTGCCTTCGCAAATTGGAATAATCCTGACCCTATCCTATATCTCTTTTATAATCGTCTTTGGATGTTATTTTGTGTCAACCTATTACCTGTTTCAAAGGAACATAGAAAAACATTAA
- a CDS encoding ABC transporter ATP-binding protein, producing MKEILKLDHIQKYYGNGGNVTKAIQDISFSVQEGEFVGIMGASGSGKTTLLNCISTIDMVSAGHIYLDGTDVTEINEKQIARFRRENLGFVFQDFNLLDTLTISENIALALTINKVPAGEIDGRVREMAGKLNITDILDKYPYQVSGGQKQRCACARAIINQPKLILADEPTGALDSHSSQMLLSTIQSINEDLGATILMVTHDAFSASYANRILFLRDGAIFTEIRKGGDSRRTFFEKILDVLTMMGGGMNDVR from the coding sequence ATGAAAGAAATTTTGAAACTGGATCATATCCAAAAATATTACGGAAATGGCGGGAATGTTACAAAAGCAATTCAGGACATCAGCTTTTCCGTTCAAGAGGGAGAATTTGTAGGAATCATGGGAGCATCCGGTTCCGGCAAGACCACCCTGCTCAACTGTATTTCCACCATTGATATGGTCAGTGCGGGACATATCTATCTGGATGGAACCGATGTGACGGAAATCAATGAAAAACAGATTGCCCGGTTTCGCCGGGAAAATCTTGGATTTGTGTTCCAGGATTTTAACCTGCTGGACACGCTGACCATTTCGGAAAACATAGCCCTGGCGCTGACCATCAACAAGGTTCCCGCAGGCGAGATTGATGGGCGGGTGCGGGAAATGGCCGGAAAGCTGAATATCACGGATATTCTGGATAAGTACCCCTATCAGGTGTCCGGCGGCCAGAAGCAGCGGTGCGCCTGTGCCAGAGCCATTATCAACCAGCCTAAGCTGATTTTGGCGGATGAACCCACCGGTGCGTTAGACAGTCACTCGTCCCAGATGCTGCTTTCTACGATTCAGAGTATCAACGAAGATCTCGGAGCCACGATCCTGATGGTGACACACGACGCTTTCTCGGCAAGCTACGCCAATCGCATTCTCTTTTTGAGGGATGGCGCGATCTTCACGGAAATCCGTAAGGGTGGTGATTCCCGCAGGACTTTCTTTGAAAAAATCCTGGATGTCCTCACCATGATGGGAGGGGGCATGAATGATGTACGCTAA
- a CDS encoding sensor histidine kinase: protein MNSRRYWKNRLPFLLTNLVCMAALTVFLLVCGNSVSAVVLILIVWALILLTGLVLTYWKRKRQMKKLLDMAEQLSERYLISEVMELPEQAEEQVYYQLLKMAGKSMLEQIGEVERERLEYKEYIEQWIHEIKTPITAMKLLCENHRMDWTKELLLELEKTNRFTEQALYYARSEHTEKDYSVREMALSQVVHQAIANNKYLLLQSGMRLEVEEMQDTVYSDEKWVRFILNQLIANAVKYRTEQPVLRISTHKRQDQVVLVVEDNGIGIAASDLPRIFEKGFTGQNGRMVQQSTGIGLYLCKRLCEKLGIGIAAESSEQGTAISLAFHINCLIHEVQG, encoded by the coding sequence ATGAACAGCAGACGATATTGGAAAAACAGGCTACCATTTCTGCTGACGAACCTTGTTTGTATGGCTGCACTCACTGTATTTTTGCTGGTGTGCGGCAATTCGGTTTCCGCAGTAGTATTGATCCTGATTGTATGGGCATTGATTTTGCTGACGGGACTTGTCCTCACTTACTGGAAACGGAAGCGGCAGATGAAAAAACTTCTGGATATGGCGGAGCAGCTTTCCGAAAGATACCTCATTTCCGAAGTGATGGAGCTGCCGGAACAGGCCGAGGAACAGGTTTACTATCAGCTTTTGAAAATGGCTGGAAAATCCATGTTGGAACAGATTGGAGAAGTCGAGCGAGAACGTCTGGAGTACAAAGAATACATTGAGCAATGGATTCACGAAATCAAAACGCCCATTACTGCCATGAAACTCCTATGTGAAAACCATCGGATGGACTGGACAAAGGAACTTCTGCTGGAACTGGAAAAGACCAACCGCTTTACCGAACAAGCTCTTTATTACGCCCGCAGTGAGCATACAGAGAAAGATTATTCTGTCCGGGAAATGGCACTGTCCCAAGTGGTGCATCAGGCGATTGCAAATAATAAATATCTGCTGCTCCAAAGTGGTATGCGTCTGGAAGTGGAGGAAATGCAGGACACGGTTTATTCAGATGAAAAGTGGGTGCGCTTTATTCTGAACCAACTGATTGCCAATGCGGTCAAGTATCGTACGGAACAGCCGGTTCTCCGCATTTCTACTCATAAACGGCAGGATCAGGTTGTTCTTGTCGTGGAGGACAATGGAATCGGGATTGCTGCGTCCGATCTGCCCCGTATCTTTGAAAAGGGATTTACCGGTCAGAATGGTCGTATGGTCCAGCAGTCCACAGGCATTGGCCTGTACCTATGCAAACGGCTCTGTGAAAAGCTGGGCATTGGCATTGCGGCAGAATCATCGGAACAAGGAACCGCTATTTCCCTGGCGTTTCACATCAACTGTCTGATCCATGAAGTGCAGGGCTGA
- a CDS encoding response regulator transcription factor, with the protein MKRYKIMIIEDDPVIQGELQTLLNGNGYATIGIKDFSAVIEQIQDEKPHLILLDIKLPGENGFALCSKIRTFSEVPIIFVTSCNTDMDELNSIMLGGDAFITKPYNTAILLAKIASLLKKAYPAQQQEQIVYGDAVLHLESSSLGYNGQSIELTKNELKILYYLFKNGGKICSRGDIIEYLWDNQLYVDDNALSVNINRIREKLVGIGLTDFIKTKHRQGYTI; encoded by the coding sequence ATGAAACGATATAAAATTATGATAATTGAAGATGATCCTGTGATACAGGGAGAATTGCAAACATTATTGAATGGAAATGGATATGCAACGATTGGCATAAAGGATTTTTCTGCTGTGATAGAACAGATTCAGGATGAAAAGCCACATCTGATTTTGTTGGACATTAAGTTGCCCGGAGAGAATGGCTTTGCTTTATGCTCTAAAATCCGTACCTTCTCCGAGGTGCCGATCATTTTTGTAACGAGCTGTAATACAGATATGGATGAATTAAACAGCATTATGCTGGGTGGCGATGCTTTTATCACGAAGCCCTATAACACAGCAATCCTGCTTGCGAAAATCGCTTCCCTACTGAAAAAAGCTTATCCCGCACAGCAGCAGGAACAGATCGTCTATGGAGATGCGGTGCTGCATTTGGAATCCAGCAGTTTGGGCTATAATGGACAGAGCATAGAACTTACCAAAAACGAATTAAAAATTCTCTATTACCTTTTCAAGAATGGAGGGAAAATCTGTTCTCGTGGAGATATTATTGAGTATTTGTGGGACAATCAGCTATATGTGGATGACAATGCTTTGAGCGTCAATATCAACCGCATCCGGGAAAAACTTGTGGGCATCGGCCTGACGGATTTTATTAAGACAAAGCACCGACAGGGGTACACGATATGA
- a CDS encoding helix-turn-helix domain-containing protein — protein sequence MEYMTLKEAAEKWGVTPRRVNYYCAGGRISGAVKMAGVWLIPKTAEKPIDGRTKQGRCRKHETI from the coding sequence ATGGAATATATGACATTGAAAGAGGCCGCCGAGAAGTGGGGCGTGACACCTCGTAGAGTAAATTATTATTGTGCCGGTGGGCGTATCTCCGGCGCTGTGAAGATGGCCGGTGTTTGGCTGATTCCCAAAACTGCAGAAAAGCCGATTGATGGCCGGACAAAACAAGGAAGGTGCAGAAAGCATGAAACGATATAA
- a CDS encoding winged helix-turn-helix domain-containing protein produces the protein MQYILEQGVCHGTVFNSCHTSFAAEKNPLTEIQEGELYLCLEHRTVRVRERIINLTSKEFDILALLIANPKRVFTYELITDLVWKEDCDSYSRKAIHNHISKLRKKLRFEPDLPNYIESVAGIGYKFEHL, from the coding sequence ATGCAATATATTTTGGAACAAGGAGTCTGTCATGGAACGGTATTCAATTCCTGTCACACTTCCTTTGCTGCAGAGAAGAATCCGCTTACAGAAATACAAGAAGGCGAGCTTTATCTATGCCTGGAACATCGTACTGTCAGGGTTCGCGAACGGATTATCAACCTGACAAGTAAGGAGTTTGATATACTGGCATTACTCATTGCCAATCCCAAACGTGTTTTTACTTACGAACTGATTACCGATTTGGTTTGGAAAGAGGATTGTGATTCCTATTCGAGAAAAGCCATTCATAATCATATAAGTAAGTTGCGTAAGAAATTGCGCTTTGAACCGGATCTTCCAAACTATATTGAGAGTGTCGCCGGAATCGGCTATAAATTTGAACACTTGTAA
- a CDS encoding helix-turn-helix domain-containing protein, which yields MNVQKTGSLIATIRKEQNRTQQDLANELGVSSAAISKWERGIGFPDVSLIEPLATSLGITIAELFKGEKAENNVDHEYESLLSDVVKVSANEISKKKKITNWIIAITVAILYLLISVISHRWEITWVVWIVYCFYRIFTEYIYKKY from the coding sequence TTGAACGTTCAAAAAACAGGCAGTTTAATTGCTACTATCAGGAAAGAACAAAATCGTACTCAGCAGGATTTGGCAAATGAATTAGGTGTATCAAGTGCAGCTATTTCAAAATGGGAACGAGGCATCGGATTTCCAGATGTATCTCTTATTGAGCCATTAGCTACATCCTTGGGGATTACCATAGCAGAATTATTCAAGGGTGAAAAGGCAGAAAATAATGTTGATCACGAGTATGAGAGTTTATTATCAGATGTTGTGAAAGTATCTGCTAATGAAATAAGCAAGAAGAAAAAAATAACAAATTGGATTATCGCTATTACCGTGGCTATTCTTTATTTGCTGATTTCTGTAATATCACACAGGTGGGAAATAACTTGGGTAGTTTGGATTGTATATTGTTTTTATCGTATTTTTACTGAATACATTTATAAAAAATATTAG
- a CDS encoding response regulator, producing MKKILLIDDSDTYTWCLQKYLQHRGYPVKTACTLKEARAAIQEEMPLVVCCDLDLPDGSGMDFLDEVRAADKELPFILASCHDKEDYEQEAKRRGATLCMDKMKGLLLQDKLVEYAYRQLSGEKAPTFHKLLFVHTEDTNAEVLRAAMLQKGFDLILVSSIEEAKRHIFEDKEIELILCNLELPDGTAMELFHTLRRVAGMFQMKNPPVRLLLFFILTENNDLATEYEYRHEGVNDYITAPVNIPELIRRVLFFVE from the coding sequence ATGAAAAAGATACTGCTGATCGACGACAGCGACACCTATACATGGTGTCTGCAAAAATACTTACAGCACCGGGGTTACCCGGTGAAAACGGCTTGTACACTGAAAGAAGCTCGGGCCGCCATCCAAGAGGAAATGCCGCTGGTGGTCTGCTGTGATCTCGACCTGCCGGACGGTTCCGGCATGGACTTTCTGGACGAGGTGCGGGCCGCAGACAAGGAGCTGCCTTTTATTCTGGCGTCCTGCCATGATAAAGAGGACTACGAACAGGAGGCCAAGCGCCGGGGCGCGACGCTGTGCATGGACAAAATGAAAGGGCTGCTGCTGCAAGATAAGCTGGTGGAATATGCCTACCGTCAATTATCCGGCGAAAAGGCCCCGACTTTTCACAAGCTGCTCTTTGTCCATACGGAAGATACCAACGCCGAAGTGCTGCGGGCTGCTATGCTGCAAAAGGGCTTTGACCTGATTCTGGTTTCCTCGATTGAGGAGGCCAAGCGCCATATTTTTGAGGATAAGGAAATTGAACTGATCTTGTGCAATCTGGAACTGCCGGATGGCACAGCAATGGAGTTGTTTCATACGCTGCGGCGGGTGGCGGGGATGTTCCAAATGAAGAATCCCCCTGTCCGGCTTCTTCTGTTCTTTATCCTCACCGAGAACAACGACCTTGCCACGGAATATGAATACCGGCATGAGGGCGTGAACGACTATATCACCGCCCCGGTCAATATCCCAGAGCTGATCCGGCGGGTGCTGTTCTTTGTGGAGTAA
- a CDS encoding ABC transporter permease, with translation MTWPFENDTSAITKKLANRSIKADKRRNIFIIVTIAFAACLMTVLALYTFGKSHELKTFLQGRYQAAVIDVDLETINDLRQDSNIEMVGTEALVDSFRVDDYTLNVNFRDRNNLYLYSTEFVGNLPDKENEVAVSEAYLKHIGRPVELNQEIELPLQNGKNANFTVCGLLHDDGANRRYQVLVSDSFLQSYFQDHIPYNATLRIMGSGSFKEDELKNLIKSCLTPYGIREEQIAYSSSYFDSVDNSSRDMLGVAAISILIVIACSTVIYSLFYISVVGKVKEYGRLRVIGMTQKQIKRMVKRESWQLSRTSIPLGIVVGCLIGYVLVPKGWNWLNTLAIIVVISILTELSVVLSIRKPIKIAASISPIEAVRISTTTENEKLNTKKLRRKLTPENLAKIGFMRNHKKVILTLISLGFSGILLMSAATFLASIDEEDMARQSFGDKEFLITLSDEYSGNSLKDNPLDDSMMNLLTDSPYITDVKSIKGCSADILLPDKKEPSSFREIIGLSDDEFSGLSNNLLSEEISYQELVGKNGILIDDTAGMLKSWEDYSVALGDVVTIVSASGKKIELSVVGTIDMSDTDYNGTYFFVPENVLSEIYPKKKNFNTEFVINADVNQLPAAENVVLNAIGDNPDIQFNSFDDALSSIKMHMTGYQIPIYGLIVFIAIFGIINLCNTLMTNLVSRQQEFGVLQSIGLSNKQLYKMLRMECLYYVFGTMAITFIFGTAAGYILCQIFNQVGVFGKLHYTFPFLQVLLFFAVLVVIALIYSTLAIRYCHKQSLVDRIKTME, from the coding sequence ATGACATGGCCTTTTGAAAATGATACCAGCGCCATTACAAAGAAGCTGGCAAACAGAAGCATTAAAGCAGATAAGCGAAGAAACATCTTTATTATTGTAACGATTGCTTTTGCTGCTTGCCTTATGACCGTTCTTGCGCTCTATACATTTGGAAAATCACATGAATTGAAAACATTCTTACAGGGGCGCTACCAAGCGGCAGTTATTGATGTGGATTTGGAAACAATCAATGATTTAAGGCAAGATTCTAACATTGAAATGGTAGGAACAGAGGCTTTAGTTGATAGTTTCCGTGTTGATGATTATACATTGAATGTTAATTTTCGGGACAGGAATAATCTGTATTTGTATTCCACAGAATTTGTTGGGAACTTACCTGATAAGGAAAATGAAGTTGCAGTTTCAGAAGCCTATTTGAAACATATTGGCCGCCCTGTTGAATTGAACCAAGAAATCGAATTACCGTTGCAAAATGGGAAAAATGCAAATTTCACTGTATGCGGTCTTTTACATGACGATGGTGCAAATAGGCGATATCAAGTATTGGTATCTGATTCTTTTCTGCAATCGTATTTTCAAGATCACATCCCTTATAATGCTACACTACGGATAATGGGAAGCGGATCATTCAAAGAGGACGAATTGAAAAATTTGATTAAATCCTGTTTGACCCCTTATGGAATCAGAGAAGAACAGATCGCTTATAGTTCGTCTTACTTTGATAGTGTTGATAACTCAAGCCGAGATATGCTGGGCGTAGCGGCAATTAGTATTCTAATTGTGATTGCCTGCTCCACCGTTATATACAGCCTATTTTATATTTCAGTCGTTGGGAAAGTCAAAGAATATGGCCGTTTAAGGGTAATTGGCATGACCCAAAAACAGATTAAACGCATGGTAAAAAGAGAAAGCTGGCAATTATCCCGCACTTCAATTCCATTAGGGATTGTAGTTGGCTGCTTAATAGGATATGTGCTTGTACCCAAAGGCTGGAATTGGCTTAATACATTGGCAATTATCGTTGTTATCTCCATATTGACTGAATTATCGGTTGTTCTATCAATTCGCAAGCCGATTAAAATTGCAGCAAGCATTTCTCCCATTGAAGCTGTACGCATATCAACGACAACTGAAAACGAAAAGTTAAACACCAAAAAATTAAGGAGAAAACTAACTCCTGAAAATTTGGCTAAAATCGGTTTTATGCGAAACCACAAAAAAGTGATTTTGACTTTAATATCATTGGGATTTTCAGGAATTTTGCTGATGAGTGCAGCAACATTTCTGGCTTCTATTGATGAAGAAGATATGGCCCGACAGTCATTTGGTGATAAGGAATTTTTGATTACACTTTCCGATGAATATAGCGGCAATTCCTTGAAAGATAATCCACTGGACGATAGCATGATGAATCTTTTGACAGATTCTCCATATATCACAGATGTTAAATCTATAAAGGGATGTTCCGCAGACATTTTGCTTCCAGATAAAAAAGAACCGTCCTCGTTCCGTGAAATTATAGGATTGTCGGACGATGAATTTTCCGGCTTATCGAATAACCTACTATCAGAGGAAATAAGCTACCAAGAACTTGTCGGGAAAAATGGTATCTTAATTGATGACACAGCCGGTATGCTAAAGTCATGGGAAGATTATAGTGTTGCTTTAGGAGATGTGGTAACAATAGTATCTGCTTCTGGAAAGAAAATCGAATTATCTGTCGTCGGAACTATTGATATGAGCGATACGGACTACAACGGAACATATTTCTTTGTCCCGGAAAATGTACTATCCGAGATATATCCAAAGAAGAAGAATTTTAATACTGAATTTGTTATAAATGCAGATGTAAACCAGCTTCCTGCGGCAGAAAATGTTGTCTTAAATGCAATCGGTGACAATCCTGATATTCAATTTAATAGCTTTGATGACGCACTATCTTCCATAAAAATGCACATGACAGGGTATCAGATTCCGATCTACGGGTTAATTGTTTTTATTGCAATTTTCGGTATTATCAACCTTTGCAATACCTTGATGACGAACCTTGTATCCAGACAACAAGAATTTGGCGTATTGCAATCTATTGGTCTATCAAATAAGCAATTATATAAGATGTTGAGAATGGAATGTTTGTATTATGTGTTTGGGACAATGGCAATAACATTTATTTTCGGCACAGCAGCAGGTTATATTCTATGCCAGATATTTAATCAAGTTGGAGTGTTCGGAAAATTGCATTATACTTTCCCATTCTTGCAAGTGCTTCTATTTTTTGCAGTCCTCGTAGTAATTGCATTGATATATTCGACTTTAGCCATTCGCTATTGCCATAAGCAATCTCTTGTAGACCGCATTAAGACGATGGAATGA
- a CDS encoding ABC transporter ATP-binding protein, translating into MSVLQTIDLKKYYGTEPNITRALDGVNFSVEDGEFVAVVGTSGSGKSTLLHMMGGLDNPTSGTVIVRGEELAKKNDEQLTIFRRRNIGFIFQNYNLVPILNVYENIVLPVELDGDTVDQKFLDEIVHLLGLEDKLKNMPNNLSGGQQQRVAIARALITKPAIVLADEPTGNLDSKTSAEVLGLIKRTSAEFRQTVVMITHNNDIARLADRIVRIEDGKIVE; encoded by the coding sequence ATGAGCGTTTTGCAGACGATTGATCTGAAAAAGTATTACGGCACAGAGCCGAACATCACCCGCGCCCTTGACGGCGTGAACTTCTCTGTGGAGGACGGCGAGTTTGTGGCTGTTGTGGGAACCTCCGGTAGCGGCAAGTCCACCCTGCTTCACATGATGGGCGGGCTGGACAATCCCACCAGCGGAACCGTGATTGTCCGAGGCGAAGAACTGGCAAAGAAGAACGACGAACAGCTTACCATCTTCCGCCGCCGCAACATCGGTTTTATCTTCCAGAACTATAACCTTGTTCCCATCCTGAATGTGTATGAGAATATCGTCCTGCCGGTGGAGCTGGACGGGGATACGGTGGATCAGAAGTTTTTGGACGAGATTGTTCACCTGCTGGGACTGGAAGATAAACTGAAAAATATGCCGAACAATCTCTCCGGCGGACAGCAGCAGCGTGTGGCGATCGCACGCGCCTTGATTACCAAACCGGCTATTGTACTGGCCGACGAGCCGACCGGCAACCTTGACAGCAAGACCAGCGCCGAGGTGCTGGGACTTATCAAGCGTACCAGTGCGGAGTTCCGGCAAACTGTCGTGATGATTACCCACAACAACGACATTGCCCGCCTTGCAGATCGGATTGTCCGCATTGAGGACGGCAAGATTGTGGAGTAA
- a CDS encoding sensor histidine kinase codes for MKFQNLSVKRLFGWVAMGLVLSMSGITIVLFLVTKQIAVLLTGGALLLCALVGIFVLTQAFGKRLSQFTADLCQTLDHMIAGNEAPQRPEDSETQLARIGHRLARLYQIMQENRRRVDEERQELQTLVSDISHQVKTPVSNLKMATDTLLEKPMTEAERTDFIRGIRSQTDKLDFLFQALVKTSRLETGVIQLDKKLGRLFDTVAQAMSGIVYAAEKKEIAVSVDCPEDLTVSHDSKWTSEALFNLLDNAVKYTPAGGKISVSVVLWEMYVEIKVTDTGKGISESNQAAIFRRFYREEEVHEQQGVGIGLYLAREIVTRQGGYIKVVSEPGRGSEFSIMLPTK; via the coding sequence ATGAAGTTTCAGAACCTTTCGGTAAAGCGGCTGTTTGGCTGGGTGGCAATGGGACTTGTCCTCTCCATGTCCGGGATCACCATAGTCCTGTTTCTTGTGACAAAACAGATTGCGGTGCTGCTGACGGGCGGGGCGCTGCTGCTGTGCGCCCTTGTGGGGATTTTTGTACTGACACAGGCGTTTGGAAAGCGGCTGTCGCAGTTTACCGCTGACCTGTGCCAGACCTTAGACCACATGATCGCCGGGAATGAAGCACCCCAGCGCCCGGAGGACAGCGAAACCCAGCTTGCCAGAATCGGACACCGGCTGGCAAGGCTCTACCAGATCATGCAGGAGAACCGCCGCCGGGTGGACGAGGAACGGCAGGAGTTGCAGACCCTTGTATCGGATATTTCCCATCAGGTGAAAACGCCGGTAAGCAATCTGAAAATGGCGACGGACACCCTGCTGGAAAAGCCTATGACCGAGGCGGAGCGCACCGACTTTATCCGGGGAATCCGCAGCCAGACGGATAAGCTGGACTTTCTCTTTCAGGCCCTTGTGAAAACCTCCCGACTGGAAACAGGCGTGATCCAGTTGGATAAGAAGCTGGGCCGTCTTTTTGATACTGTGGCGCAGGCCATGAGTGGGATCGTGTATGCGGCGGAGAAAAAGGAAATCGCCGTGTCCGTGGACTGCCCGGAGGATTTGACCGTTTCCCATGACAGCAAGTGGACATCGGAAGCCCTCTTTAACCTGCTGGACAATGCGGTGAAGTACACCCCGGCAGGCGGGAAAATCTCTGTGTCGGTGGTGCTGTGGGAAATGTATGTGGAGATCAAAGTAACCGACACCGGCAAGGGCATTTCCGAAAGCAATCAGGCTGCCATCTTCCGGCGCTTCTATCGTGAGGAAGAAGTACACGAACAGCAGGGCGTGGGCATTGGTCTGTATCTGGCCCGCGAGATCGTAACGCGGCAGGGCGGCTATATCAAAGTGGTTTCGGAGCCGGGCAGGGGTTCGGAATTTTCCATTATGCTGCCTACAAAATAG